The following proteins are encoded in a genomic region of Corticium candelabrum chromosome 11, ooCorCand1.1, whole genome shotgun sequence:
- the LOC134186609 gene encoding putative inhibitor of apoptosis yields MAENGLSAFVVADSPLLKGPNTLERRVDSFNGWHYSSVVTGRDLAEDGFFCIGNQQLVCYGCKFTASIDPNCDSRINHWLWSPSCSLSNKVERDRFFALERNRVLTYPEDWKSICCLSQSDLARSGFCFVGRDRIPVVDSVWCFSCNVRLWKWKQHDKPWETHKEGCGLARLLEYQGEDAVMTSGYSSCETSNGEVNYDVPTMPPD; encoded by the exons ATGGCCGAGAATG GTTTGTCTGCATTTGTGGTGGCAGATAGTCCTCTGCTAAAGGGTCCGAATACTTTGGAAAGGAGAGTGGACTCATTCAACGGCTGGCACTATTCTAGTGTAGTAACAGGCAGAGATCTGGCAGAAGATGGGTTTTTCTGTATTGGCAATCAACAGCTCGTCTGCTATGGGTGCAAGTTTACTGCTTCAATTGACCCTAACTGTGACTCAAGGATTAACCACTGGCTTTGGTCTCCGAGCTGCTCCCTTTCCAACAAGGTAGAGAGGGATCGTTTCTTTGCTTTAGAGAGGAATCGTGTGCTGACATATCCCGAGGACTGGAAATCCATTTGTTGCTTAAGCCAGAGTGACCTAGCAAGATCGGGCTTTTGTTTTGTTGGACGCGATCGTATTCCTGTTGTTGATTCTGTCTGGTGCTTTTCATGTAATGTACGGTTATGGAAATGGAAGCAGCATGATAAGCCGTGGGAAACACACAAAGAAGGGTGTGGCCTGGCTCGGTTGTTGGAATATCAAGGTGAAGACGCCGTCATGACAAGTGGATACAGTTCATGTGAGACCAGCAATGGTGAAGTCAATTACGATGTGCCTACAATGCCACCAGACTGA
- the LOC134187379 gene encoding protein NEL-like: protein MKPCFHVFLLFLCYAYRAACAADGVIDLMPLVLNEPYANGTVNKTLYPVLFDSSAANISRILMQRLLRNETANLRLQLALPSTTQTASSFRLNRIPRNGQCKSLFRVDVYPLRHQIVFIFCNGNNSREETFYYDLNLNETTELSFVFANDQLVFYINCSKIYSRYVANDRAFRTNDSDDTLFAAYFLSRGNGTTDLRAAQVFFDSECDDISRQSLNDLEQTKDGYSNILANQISSLHSSLMKWEGCECAKYCMRGSDKVSNGSQWDVERKTCQCVNGSIMCHCSISTCNNGTTLYQDPIHECPTCKDGCLFSGSMYKHGEKMMDGPIQCICVDGESSLCRDTRHMYANLDIPSSVFIQRPSVEPTQSQAPTTPVTSKPSKSCGFCCPASYQCHDQIGYCVCSCLGSKCTECQANAIVHPLNGKCSNIAKTFYPFLPIYKLYLNQYGLIE, encoded by the exons ATGAAGCCCTGCTTCCAcgtatttctcttgtttctgtgTTATGCATATCGTGCAGCTTGCG CTGCAGATGGGGTAATCGACTTGATGCCGCTGGTGTTAAACGAACCATACGCCAACGGCACAGTAAACAAGACTCTGTACCCTGTTTTGTTTGATTCTTCGGCCGCCAACATCAGTCGCATTTTGATGCAGCGTTTGCTCCGCAACGAAACAGCAAATCTTCGTTTACAGCTTGCTCTTCCCTCGACTACTCAGACGGCCAGCAGCTTTCGGTTGAACCGCATTCCAAGGAATGGCCAATGCAAGTCACTTTTCAGAGTCGACGTGTACCCGCTCCGACATCAGATTGTCTTCATCTTTTGCAACGGCAATAATTCGAGAGAGGAGACGTTCTACTACGACCTCAATCTAAATGAGACAACAGAACTGTCGTTTGTGTTCGCAAATGATCAACTTGTATTCTACATCAACTGCTCTAAGATATACTCGCGCTATGTCGCCAACGATAGAGCCTTTCGTACTAACGACAGTGATGATACCTTGTTTGCTGCATACTTCCTCTCGCGAGGGAACGGCACCACCGACCTTCGG GCTGCACAAGTCTTCTTCGACTCTGAGTGTGATGACATTTCACGTCAATCTTTGAATG ATTTAGAACAAACTAAAGACGGTTATTCAAATATTCTTGCTAATCAAATTAGTAGCTTACACTCATCTCTAATGAAGTGGGAAGGATGTGAATGTGCAAAGTATTGCATGAGAGGAAGCGACAAAGTCAGTAACGGATCTCAATGGGACGTCGAACGTAAAACATGTCAATGTGTAAACGGAAGCATTATGTGCCATTGCAGTATTTCAACCTGCAACAATGGCACGACATTGTACCAAGACCCAATCCACGAATGCCCTACTTGTAAAG ATGGTTGTCTATTCAGTGGATCAATGTACAAACACGGAGAGAAAATGATGGATGGTCCAattcaatgcatttgtgtg gATGGTGAATCGTCACTCTGTAGAGACACAAGACACATGTATGCAAATCTTGATATTCCATCATCAGTGTTCATACAACGACCATCAGTTGAGCCAACACAATCACAAGCACCAACAACACCAGTTACCTCCAAACCGTCTAAAA GTTGTGGTTTCTGCTGTCCTGCGTCATATCAGTGTCATGATCAGATCGGTTACTGCGTGTGTAGCTGCTTGGGATCCAAGTGTACTGAATGTCAAGCCAATGCTATTGTACATCCACTAAATGGGAAATGCAGCAACATAGCAAAGACATTCTATCCGTTTCTGCCAATTTACAAATTGTATCTCAACCAATACGGTCTAATTGAGTGA
- the LOC134186610 gene encoding uncharacterized protein LOC134186610: MGDSQETVEKLETIKSIRSKVYWLSRTTGQLRVNVDEVEKARELQEECRRVLAELDAEEKRYTDALREIKADVAAMSQTIAKLDFHIRSNQDDAIILLSNTCQPARIAMNQLLATVGLPNIKRSTEEDTVSEWALNVGSKRSHTRTSVKSKRNDNSKDRFTSPAKKQNLFETC, from the exons ATGGGCGACTCGCAAGAAACTGTGGAAAAATTAGAGACGATCAAGTCTATACG ATCTAAAGTGTACTGGCTGTCTAGGACGACAGGCCAGTTGAGAGTGAATGTTGACGAGGTGGAGAAGGCGAGAGAACTGCAGGAGGAATGCAGGAGAGTTTTAGCAGAGTTGGATGCTGAAGAGAAGAGATATACGGATGCGCTGAGAGAAATCAAGGCAGACGTTGCTGCA ATGTCACAGACAATAGCCAAGTTAGACTTTCACATAAGAAGTAATCAAGACGACGCCATCATCCTGTTATCAAACACTTGCCAGCCAGCACGAATTGCGATGAACCAGTTGTTAGCTACAGTTGGTTTGCCTAACATCAAACGATCAACAGAGGAAGACACAGTATCAGAATGGGCATTAAATGTAGGGAGCAAGCGATCTCATACTAGGACTTCTGTCAAGAGTAAGAGGAATGATAACAGCAAGGATCGATTCACGTCTCCTGctaagaaacaaaatctatTTGAGACATGTTAG
- the LOC134186482 gene encoding zinc metalloproteinase nas-13-like, which translates to MTEASNSTEQASGTESERPRTARKHKNPGYFECPYVNLIPAVCLYSFRCSCWLSSGILSVGLKAIDAIQWAISEWESKTCIQFARLSLADNDLNSKPHLKITSNKLCHSQIGLQVKAGPQILSLGPGCEEAGIALHEFGHAIGLYHEHNREDRDQYIDIIWENIDSEHKDQFKKYSSGLVDNFGLPYNLHSVMHFSAHTFSANGNVTITSKSGSRDIGNAGTLTQLDWTFDNDMLKLEANVDDLILFIFRDVNCSSIDTCFNGGIFNYDTCQCSCLPYWTNVSCQTCGLVCENGGTPNDDCTECVCPVGYGGTFCKECLFSCFNGGQPNDDCTACKNCSTDHLSQAVVDHSLYCKLWSFQGYCNPSHYFYATMRQQCHKTCNCGICRDMAKSSVCKEFKKQGLCSTQGMFADYMKKECIMTCGWC; encoded by the exons ATGACGGAAGCGTCCAACTCAACTGAGCAAGCTTCTGGTACAGAGAGCGAAAGACCACGAACCGCTAGGAAACATAAAAATCCGGGGTATTTCGAATGCCCGTATGTAAATCTTATTCCGGCAG TATGTTTGTATTCGTTTCGTTGTTCATGTTGGCTTTCGTCTGGTATTCTTTCTGTAGGTCTAAAGGCGATTGACGCAATACAGTGGGCAATAAGTGAATGGGAGAGTAAGACCTGCATTCAGTTTGCGCGTCTTTCTCTTGCAGACAATGACTTGAACAGCAAGCCTCATCTCAAGATAACATCTAATAAATT ATGTCATTCCCAAATTGGACTTCAGGTCAAGGCAGGACCTCAGATTTTGAGTCTGGGTCCTGGGTGCGAGGAGGCTGGTATAGCATTGCACGAATTTGGCCATGCTATAGGATTATATCACGAGCATAATCGAGAAGATCGAGACCAATATATCGATATTATATGGGAAAACATCGATTCAGAACATAAAGATCAGTTTAAAAAGTACTCTAGTGGACTGGTCGACAACTTTGGGTTGCCCTATAATTTGCATTCAGTTATGCATTTCTCAGCCCATACTTTTAGTGCCAACGGCAATGTGACAATTACATCAAAATCTGGAAGTAGGGATATTGGCAATGCTGGAACACTGACACAATTGGAT TGGACTTTTGATAACGATATGttaaag CTCGAAGCTAATGTAGACGATCTAATTCTTTTCATTTTCCGAGACGTGAATTGTTCGAGTATCGATACATGCTTCAACGGAGGCATTTTCAACTACGATACTTGCCAATGTTCGTGTCTACCATACTGGACCAACGTGTCATGTCAGA CTTGTGGTCTGGTTTGTGAGAACGGAGGTACACCGAACGACGACTGCACGGAATGTGTCTGTCCGGTGGGATACGGAGGAACGTTCTGCAAAG AATGCTTGTTTTCGTGTTTCAACGGCGGTCAACCGAATGATGATTGTACTGCCTGCAAGAACTGCTCGACCGATCATTTGTCGCaag CCGTTGTCGACCATTCTCTCTACTGTAAACTTTGGAGTTTTCAAGGTTACTGTAATCCGTCTCACTATTTCTATGCTACCATGCGTCAACAGTGTCATAAAACTTGCAATTGTG gtatatGTCGAGACATGGCAAAAAGTTCTGTTTGCAAAGAGTTTAAAAAGCAGGGACTTTGTTCCACACAAGGCATGTTCGCGGACTACATGAAGAAGGAGTGTATCATGACGTGCGGATGGTGCTGA